The Mesorhizobium koreense genome includes a window with the following:
- a CDS encoding ABC transporter permease — translation MNGQRWSRFNITSVTLGFAFLYLPIVLLVIYSFNASKLVTVWAGFSTKWYVALLSDRAMQDAAWVTLRVALISASVATVLGTMAAIALVRYTRFRGRLLFSAMIYAPLVMPDVIIGLSLLLLFVATGLDRGFFTIVLAHITFSMCFVAVVVQSRLLTFDRSLEEAAMDLGAPPVRTFFLITLPIILPAVVSGWMLAFTLSLDDLVVASFTSGPGATTLPMKIYSQVRLGVTPEINAVCTILIAIVTTGVVIASIVNKRREVRRLRDEQAARRA, via the coding sequence ATGAACGGGCAGAGATGGAGCCGCTTCAACATCACCTCGGTCACGCTCGGCTTTGCCTTCCTTTATCTGCCGATCGTGCTTCTGGTGATCTATTCCTTCAATGCCTCCAAGCTGGTGACGGTCTGGGCCGGCTTCTCGACCAAATGGTATGTCGCGCTCCTGAGCGACCGGGCAATGCAGGACGCCGCCTGGGTAACGCTGCGCGTTGCGCTGATCTCGGCGAGTGTCGCGACGGTCCTCGGCACGATGGCGGCCATCGCCCTTGTCCGCTACACGCGTTTTCGCGGCCGTCTCCTCTTTTCCGCGATGATCTACGCGCCTCTGGTGATGCCCGACGTCATCATCGGCCTGTCGCTCCTGCTTCTCTTCGTGGCGACCGGCCTCGATCGCGGCTTCTTCACCATCGTCCTCGCCCACATCACCTTCTCGATGTGTTTCGTCGCGGTGGTCGTGCAATCGCGGCTCCTGACCTTCGACCGCTCGCTCGAGGAAGCGGCGATGGATCTCGGTGCGCCGCCGGTGAGGACATTCTTCCTGATAACGCTGCCCATCATCCTGCCGGCCGTCGTCTCGGGCTGGATGCTCGCCTTCACGCTTTCGCTCGATGACCTCGTCGTGGCGAGCTTCACGTCGGGTCCCGGCGCGACCACGCTGCCGATGAAGATATACAGCCAGGTCCGCCTCGGCGTGACACCGGAGATCAACGCGGTCTGCACGATCCTGATCGCCATCGTCACGACCGGCGTCGTCATCGCATCGATCGTCAACAAACGCCGCGAAGTAAGACGCCTGCGCGACGAGCAGGCCGCACGGCGGGCGTAA
- a CDS encoding ABC transporter permease subunit: MRRIASAITERLVIAIPYAWLLVLFLVPFFIVFKISLSETAIAMPPYNPAFSFAHGFAGVWEKMKELSFDNYVWLTQDNLYLLSYLSSVKIAAISTLLTLIFGYPIAYGIARAPSTIRPTLLMMVILPFWTSFLIRVYAWIGILKPEGLLNQLLISLNVIDDPLIIINTTKAVYIGIVYSYLPFMVLPLYSTLEKMDHSLIEAAEDLGCTPISAFWKITFRLSLPGIVAGCLLVFIPAVGEFVIPDLLGGSQTLMIGKTLWKEFFENRDWPVASAVAIILLLILVIPIVYFQQAQARAQGEGR, from the coding sequence ATGCGGCGCATCGCTTCGGCCATCACGGAAAGGCTCGTCATCGCCATTCCATATGCGTGGCTGCTGGTCCTCTTCCTCGTCCCCTTCTTCATCGTCTTCAAGATATCGCTGTCAGAGACGGCGATCGCCATGCCGCCCTACAACCCGGCTTTCTCCTTCGCCCATGGTTTCGCGGGCGTCTGGGAGAAGATGAAGGAACTTAGCTTCGACAACTACGTCTGGCTGACCCAGGACAATCTCTACCTCCTCTCCTATCTGTCGAGCGTGAAGATCGCGGCCATCTCGACGCTTTTGACGCTGATCTTCGGCTATCCGATAGCATACGGCATCGCGCGGGCGCCCTCGACCATCCGCCCGACGCTTTTGATGATGGTAATCCTGCCCTTCTGGACGAGCTTCCTCATCCGCGTCTACGCTTGGATCGGCATCCTGAAGCCGGAAGGGCTGCTCAACCAGTTGCTGATCTCGCTGAACGTGATCGACGACCCGCTGATCATCATCAACACGACGAAGGCGGTCTATATCGGCATCGTCTATTCCTACCTGCCCTTCATGGTCCTGCCGCTCTATTCGACGTTGGAGAAGATGGACCATTCGCTGATCGAGGCGGCGGAAGATCTCGGCTGCACGCCGATCTCCGCCTTCTGGAAGATCACTTTCCGCCTGTCGCTGCCGGGCATCGTTGCCGGCTGCCTGCTCGTCTTCATCCCGGCCGTCGGCGAATTCGTCATCCCCGATCTTCTCGGCGGGTCACAGACGCTGATGATCGGCAAGACACTGTGGAAGGAATTCTTCGAGAACCGCGACTGGCCGGTGGCTTCGGCCGTCGCGATCATCCTGCTCCTGATCCTCGTTATCCCCATCGTCTATTTCCAGCAGGCGCAGGCGCGCGCCCAGGGGGAAGGGCGATGA
- a CDS encoding ABC transporter ATP-binding protein yields the protein MPSLGSIRRSFAPWNDPAAKPYIAFENVTKKFGDFTAVDNLSLVIYEREFFALLGASGCGKSTLLRMLAGFEEPTAGRILLDGQDLRGIPPYRRPVNMMFQSYALFPHMTVEQNIAFGLKQDRMPKAEIAERVASMLKLVRLEQFARRKPHQLSGGQRQRVALARSLAKRPKVLLLDEPLGALDKKLREETQFELMDLQHELGLTFIVVTHDQEEAMTMADRIAIMDKGEVMQVATPGEIYEAPVTRFVADFVGTVNLFEGKVADRQGQTGRLVGTDGSSLRIDNLAGAENGAAAWFAVRPEKIGISAAKPEDESLNAIDGEVWDIAYLGDMTIHHVRLDDGRIVRTSSINDRRAAAEQLTWHDRAWIYFRPDAGIVLTR from the coding sequence ATGCCGTCGTTAGGAAGCATCCGCCGCAGCTTCGCTCCCTGGAACGATCCCGCCGCGAAGCCCTATATCGCCTTCGAGAACGTCACCAAGAAATTCGGCGATTTCACCGCCGTCGATAACCTCTCGCTCGTCATCTACGAGCGAGAGTTCTTTGCGCTGCTCGGCGCTTCCGGCTGCGGGAAATCGACACTTCTGCGCATGCTCGCCGGCTTCGAGGAACCTACAGCCGGCCGCATCCTGCTCGACGGCCAGGATTTGCGTGGCATCCCGCCTTACCGTCGGCCGGTCAACATGATGTTCCAGTCCTACGCGCTCTTCCCGCATATGACGGTCGAGCAGAACATCGCCTTCGGGCTGAAGCAGGACCGCATGCCGAAGGCCGAGATCGCCGAGCGCGTCGCCTCCATGCTGAAGCTTGTAAGGCTGGAGCAATTCGCGCGCCGCAAGCCGCACCAGCTTTCCGGCGGCCAGCGCCAGCGCGTGGCGCTCGCCCGCTCGCTCGCCAAGCGGCCGAAGGTGCTGCTTCTCGACGAGCCGCTCGGCGCGCTCGACAAGAAGCTGCGCGAGGAGACGCAGTTCGAGTTGATGGACCTTCAGCACGAGCTCGGCCTCACCTTCATCGTCGTCACCCACGATCAGGAGGAGGCGATGACCATGGCCGACCGCATCGCCATCATGGACAAGGGCGAGGTCATGCAAGTGGCGACGCCGGGCGAGATCTACGAGGCGCCGGTGACCCGCTTCGTCGCCGATTTCGTCGGCACGGTGAATTTGTTCGAGGGCAAGGTGGCCGACAGGCAAGGCCAGACGGGGAGGCTCGTCGGCACCGACGGGTCAAGCCTGCGCATCGATAATCTGGCCGGGGCGGAGAACGGCGCCGCAGCCTGGTTCGCCGTCCGGCCCGAGAAGATCGGCATCTCGGCCGCCAAGCCGGAGGACGAGAGTCTGAATGCGATCGACGGCGAGGTCTGGGACATCGCCTATCTCGGCGACATGACGATCCATCATGTCCGGCTCGACGACGGTCGCATCGTGCGCACGAGTTCCATCAACGACCGGCGCGCCGCCGCCGAACAACTCACTTGGCACGACCGCGCCTGGATATATTTCCGGCCGGATGCCGGCATTGTGCTGACGCGGTAG
- a CDS encoding polyamine ABC transporter substrate-binding protein: MIRKALLAAAVASAAVWTGPAHAEDRVVNVYNWSDYIDDSILKDFTKETGIKVTYDTFDSNEILETKLLAGGTGYDVVVPTASFLQRQVQAGVFQKLDKSKLPNLKNMWDFISKQTARYDPGNEYSINYMWGTVGIGYNKKMVKAALGTDTIDSWKAVFDPETMAKLKDCGVHFLDSPTDVVPAALQYLGLDPDSHKKDDLDKAEELLLKIRPYVRKFHSSEYINALANGDICVAIGYSGDVLQARDRADEAKQGVEIGYAIPKEGAQMWFDQLAVPADAPHVAEAYEFINYLMKPEVIAKSSNYVYYANGNKASQQFVNKDVLDDPNIYPTEEVLQKLYTTSPLDPKTQRLMTRMWTKVVTGH; this comes from the coding sequence ATGATCCGCAAAGCATTGCTGGCTGCAGCCGTCGCATCGGCCGCCGTCTGGACAGGTCCGGCGCATGCGGAGGATCGCGTCGTCAATGTCTACAACTGGTCGGACTATATCGACGATTCGATCCTGAAGGACTTCACCAAGGAGACCGGCATCAAGGTCACCTACGACACGTTCGATTCCAACGAGATCCTGGAGACCAAGCTTCTCGCCGGCGGCACCGGCTATGACGTGGTGGTTCCGACCGCCAGCTTCCTCCAACGCCAGGTCCAGGCGGGCGTCTTCCAGAAGCTGGACAAGTCGAAGCTGCCGAACCTGAAGAACATGTGGGATTTCATTTCCAAGCAAACCGCCCGCTACGATCCCGGCAATGAATATTCGATCAACTACATGTGGGGCACGGTCGGCATCGGCTACAATAAGAAGATGGTCAAGGCGGCGCTTGGCACCGACACGATCGATAGCTGGAAAGCCGTCTTCGATCCCGAGACGATGGCCAAACTCAAGGATTGCGGCGTGCATTTCCTCGATTCGCCGACGGATGTCGTTCCCGCCGCGCTGCAATATCTCGGCCTCGACCCGGACAGCCACAAGAAGGACGATCTCGACAAGGCCGAGGAACTGCTTTTGAAGATCCGGCCTTACGTGCGCAAGTTCCATTCCTCCGAATACATCAACGCGCTGGCGAACGGCGATATCTGCGTGGCGATCGGCTATTCGGGCGACGTGCTGCAGGCGCGCGACCGCGCCGATGAGGCCAAGCAGGGGGTCGAGATCGGCTATGCCATCCCCAAGGAAGGGGCGCAGATGTGGTTCGATCAGTTGGCGGTTCCGGCCGATGCCCCGCATGTCGCGGAGGCTTATGAATTCATCAATTATCTGATGAAGCCGGAGGTCATCGCCAAGTCGTCCAACTATGTCTACTACGCCAACGGCAACAAGGCCTCGCAGCAATTTGTCAACAAGGACGTGCTGGACGATCCCAACATCTACCCGACCGAGGAGGTGCTGCAGAAGCTCTATACGACCTCGCCGCTCGATCCGAAGACGCAGCGGCTCATGACCCGCATGTGGACCAAGGTCGTCACGGGCCACTGA
- a CDS encoding DMT family transporter produces MNERSSPTSAMPAASSGAASREERLGVILVFLSALLWSLGGTIARFIETPDHWAVVFWRSMWAIAFLVAFMLWRDGVRRSLVLFREMGAPGIVVALCFATASTAFVVALGYTTVANILLMQAGAPLIAALLGWLAFREPVGWTTWLAIAAVIFGIVVMVSDSLDGGISPLGDGLALVIAVSLAVATVLTRRYAHVRMTPAVCLGTIIAGVLAATQTTNFAVTRADMGFLFAFGAINLGLGLALFASGARLIPAALAALLGTFEPILGPIWVWLVHGEEPSERTLVGGAIVFAAVLVHITLEFRRRARPRKPGVTGLPTPH; encoded by the coding sequence ATGAACGAACGAAGTTCGCCAACGTCAGCCATGCCGGCCGCTTCTTCGGGCGCGGCCTCGCGCGAGGAACGTCTCGGCGTCATCCTCGTCTTCCTTTCTGCGCTTCTATGGAGTCTCGGCGGCACCATCGCGCGCTTCATCGAGACACCGGATCATTGGGCGGTTGTGTTCTGGCGCTCGATGTGGGCGATCGCGTTTCTGGTCGCCTTCATGCTGTGGCGCGACGGGGTGCGGCGCAGCCTGGTCCTTTTTCGTGAAATGGGCGCTCCGGGTATCGTCGTAGCGCTATGTTTCGCCACCGCATCGACGGCCTTCGTCGTCGCGCTCGGCTATACGACCGTGGCCAATATCCTGCTGATGCAGGCAGGCGCACCGCTGATCGCGGCCCTGCTGGGATGGCTGGCCTTCCGTGAGCCCGTCGGTTGGACGACATGGCTCGCTATCGCCGCCGTCATCTTCGGCATCGTCGTAATGGTCTCTGATTCGCTCGACGGGGGGATTTCCCCCCTCGGCGACGGCCTTGCGCTGGTGATCGCTGTCTCACTCGCCGTCGCAACCGTTCTGACGCGCCGCTACGCGCATGTGCGGATGACGCCGGCCGTCTGCCTTGGCACGATCATCGCGGGAGTGCTGGCTGCGACGCAGACGACGAATTTTGCCGTGACCAGGGCCGATATGGGCTTCCTGTTCGCCTTCGGCGCCATCAATCTAGGGCTTGGTCTTGCCCTGTTCGCCTCCGGCGCGCGGTTGATACCGGCGGCGCTCGCGGCACTCCTCGGCACATTCGAACCCATCCTCGGGCCGATCTGGGTCTGGCTAGTACATGGCGAGGAACCGTCCGAACGTACTCTGGTCGGCGGTGCTATCGTCTTCGCCGCCGTCCTTGTCCATATCACGCTCGAATTCAGGCGCCGCGCGCGCCCGCGCAAACCTGGGGTCACCGGTCTTCCCACTCCCCATTGA
- a CDS encoding glycosyltransferase family protein, with translation MDPAANFKILMYSHDTFGLGHLRRSRTIAHALVAHFPNAEVSIISGSPVVDAFSFEPRVSYVQMPAAKKLSNGDYASGNDARSFEQTIAAREAIIREAADRLGPDMVIVDKEPLGLAREMLPTLRMLKDRGAICVLGLRDVLDAPELLNEEWERKHITDYLEELYDEIWIYGPGSFYNPLAGIDLHEPVLSRTRYTGFLRRSLPDLDDGTAARYGKDFVLVTAGGGGDGHDLMAAALSAIKQGPDRETRYLFVLGPFMTDRQRFEIMARAESVPNIEIVDFLANLETLVANARAVVGMCGYNTFCEVMSFDKRALFVPRTAPRREQSIRAYRAEEFGWVNVLDIEDAKHGSAFRAAVNQLTRGPLPSEAVARPDLDGLNRVCALTEILFDRFEAEAAGRLPKAAQI, from the coding sequence ATGGACCCGGCTGCAAACTTCAAGATCCTGATGTACAGCCACGACACGTTCGGTTTGGGGCATCTGCGCCGCAGCCGCACGATCGCGCATGCGCTGGTGGCACATTTCCCGAATGCCGAGGTCTCGATCATCTCCGGTTCGCCGGTTGTCGACGCCTTCTCCTTCGAGCCGCGCGTCAGCTATGTCCAGATGCCTGCCGCCAAGAAGCTCTCGAACGGCGATTACGCATCCGGTAACGATGCACGCTCCTTCGAACAGACGATCGCCGCGCGCGAGGCGATCATCCGGGAGGCAGCGGATCGGCTCGGGCCCGACATGGTCATCGTGGACAAGGAGCCTCTCGGCCTGGCGCGCGAGATGCTGCCTACACTGCGCATGCTGAAGGATCGCGGCGCCATCTGCGTGCTCGGCCTGCGCGATGTGCTCGACGCGCCTGAACTCCTCAACGAGGAGTGGGAACGCAAGCACATCACCGACTATCTCGAGGAACTCTATGACGAGATATGGATCTACGGGCCGGGCAGCTTCTACAACCCGCTCGCGGGCATAGACCTGCATGAGCCGGTGCTTTCGCGGACCCGCTATACGGGTTTCCTGCGCCGTTCGCTGCCTGATCTCGATGACGGGACGGCTGCGCGCTACGGCAAGGATTTCGTGCTGGTCACGGCCGGTGGCGGCGGCGACGGGCACGACCTCATGGCGGCGGCGCTCTCGGCCATCAAACAAGGGCCGGATCGCGAGACCCGCTATCTCTTCGTGCTCGGCCCTTTCATGACCGACCGGCAGCGCTTCGAGATCATGGCTCGCGCGGAAAGCGTGCCCAACATCGAGATCGTCGACTTCCTCGCCAATCTGGAAACGCTGGTGGCCAATGCGCGGGCCGTCGTCGGCATGTGCGGCTACAACACGTTCTGCGAGGTGATGTCGTTCGACAAGCGCGCACTTTTCGTGCCGCGCACGGCGCCCCGACGCGAGCAAAGCATCCGCGCCTATCGCGCCGAAGAGTTCGGCTGGGTCAACGTGCTCGACATCGAGGACGCCAAGCACGGCTCCGCCTTCCGCGCCGCCGTCAACCAGCTCACGCGTGGTCCCCTTCCCTCCGAGGCGGTCGCGCGGCCCGACCTCGACGGACTCAACCGCGTCTGCGCGCTTACCGAAATCCTGTTCGACCGTTTCGAGGCCGAAGCGGCCGGGCGCCTGCCCAAAGCCGCGCAGATATGA
- a CDS encoding glycosyltransferase family 4 protein: protein MKSSIAVVLKCYPRLSETFIAQEIHALESAGFDLTLVSLRHPTDKKTHPVNDEIRAPVVYLPEYLYQEPLRVFRAWRKARKLPGYRKARNQWLADFRRDFTANRGRRFGQALVLAAEFPENAGWIYSHFIHTPSSVARYAAEMRDLSWCASAHAKDIWTSPDWELSEKLGSAEWTVTCTAGGAAHLRTLAAAPEKVNLVYHGLDLSRFPYPANRVLSRNGLDKSDPARLLTVGRAVAKKGLDTLVEALALLPSDLSWQWTHIGGGELHEALKAQVGRLGLDSHVTLLGSREQTEILSAYRSSDLFVLPCRIAPNGDRDGLPNVLVEAQSQGLACISTPVSGITELLTDEVNGLLVPPDDPEALSAAIARAIRDPDFRERLGAAGAERVHAEFDHRATIGRLIALFESMGTGAAAGHERAAA, encoded by the coding sequence ATGAAAAGCTCGATCGCGGTGGTGCTGAAGTGCTATCCGCGCCTTTCAGAGACCTTCATCGCCCAGGAAATCCACGCACTGGAAAGCGCGGGATTCGATCTCACCCTGGTCTCACTCCGTCATCCGACGGACAAGAAGACCCACCCCGTCAATGACGAGATCCGGGCGCCGGTGGTCTACCTTCCCGAATATCTCTACCAGGAGCCTTTGCGCGTCTTCCGCGCGTGGCGGAAGGCGCGGAAGCTGCCCGGCTACCGCAAGGCGCGCAACCAGTGGCTCGCCGATTTTCGACGTGATTTCACCGCCAATCGCGGTCGCCGCTTCGGGCAGGCGCTGGTGCTGGCCGCGGAATTCCCCGAAAACGCCGGCTGGATCTACAGTCATTTCATCCACACGCCCTCATCCGTCGCGCGCTACGCGGCGGAGATGCGCGATCTTTCATGGTGCGCCTCGGCCCATGCCAAGGACATCTGGACCTCGCCCGATTGGGAGCTTTCCGAAAAGCTGGGCTCGGCGGAATGGACCGTGACCTGCACGGCGGGCGGCGCGGCCCATCTAAGGACACTCGCGGCAGCCCCTGAAAAGGTGAACCTCGTCTATCACGGACTCGACCTGTCGCGCTTTCCGTACCCTGCCAACCGCGTCTTGAGCCGGAACGGGTTGGACAAGAGCGATCCGGCTCGGTTGCTCACCGTCGGGCGCGCCGTCGCCAAGAAGGGGCTCGATACGCTGGTTGAGGCGCTGGCGCTCCTTCCGAGCGATCTTTCATGGCAATGGACCCATATCGGTGGCGGCGAACTACATGAAGCGCTAAAGGCGCAGGTGGGCCGGCTCGGACTCGACAGCCACGTGACGCTGCTCGGCTCTCGCGAGCAGACGGAAATCCTTTCAGCCTACCGCTCCTCCGACCTCTTCGTGCTGCCCTGCCGGATCGCACCGAACGGAGATCGCGACGGCCTGCCCAACGTATTGGTCGAAGCGCAGAGCCAGGGGCTTGCCTGCATATCGACCCCGGTCTCGGGCATAACGGAACTCCTGACCGACGAAGTGAACGGACTGCTCGTACCGCCCGACGACCCTGAGGCGCTTTCCGCCGCGATCGCACGTGCGATTCGTGATCCGGACTTTCGTGAAAGGCTGGGCGCCGCCGGCGCGGAACGAGTCCATGCGGAATTCGACCACAGGGCGACGATCGGGCGGCTGATCGCGCTCTTCGAAAGCATGGGTACCGGCGCGGCCGCCGGTCACGAAAGGGCGGCGGCGTGA
- a CDS encoding glycosyltransferase family protein yields MTRILFYVQHLQGVGHVFRAARIVRALVAGGLDADVAYGGEPIGGFDIPGARIHYLPPVRAGGEVFNRLEDSEGNPIDDTYKERRRAMLLSLFDRAAPDIVITEAFPFGRRQMRFELLPLLERAKARPNRPLIVGSVRDILQENAKAYKDRETVELLKAHFDHVLVHADPNLVRLERTFPLTGEISDKLLYTGIVAPEPCPPAADRQFDVVVSVGGGALGHRLLMASAQAKAISSLRNARWLIVTGIKFSAEHRAELNTYIDGGVTVEAFLPNLQAILAGAQLSISRVGYNTIADIYRAGCRAIVVPFSDGIETEQIRRAELLAERGLAETIGHENETPEAVAAAIDRAMARPAPNRSSLNLDGARNSAQILKRLVAGEPVDRYR; encoded by the coding sequence GTGACGCGTATCCTCTTCTACGTCCAGCACCTGCAAGGTGTCGGGCACGTCTTTCGCGCCGCGCGTATCGTGCGCGCGCTCGTCGCCGGCGGCCTCGACGCCGATGTCGCCTATGGCGGCGAGCCGATCGGCGGCTTCGATATTCCCGGCGCGCGCATCCACTATCTGCCGCCGGTGAGGGCCGGCGGCGAGGTGTTCAATCGGCTGGAGGATTCCGAAGGCAACCCGATCGACGACACCTATAAGGAGCGGCGGCGGGCCATGCTGCTTTCGCTTTTCGATCGGGCGGCGCCGGATATCGTCATTACGGAGGCTTTTCCCTTCGGCCGCCGGCAGATGCGCTTCGAACTCCTGCCCTTGCTCGAACGGGCGAAGGCAAGACCGAACCGGCCGCTCATTGTCGGCTCTGTGCGCGATATCCTTCAGGAGAACGCCAAGGCCTACAAGGATCGTGAAACCGTCGAACTGCTCAAGGCTCATTTCGACCATGTGCTGGTCCATGCCGACCCGAACCTGGTAAGGCTCGAACGGACCTTTCCGCTGACGGGCGAAATTTCCGACAAGCTGCTTTATACGGGCATCGTGGCGCCAGAGCCCTGCCCTCCGGCGGCGGATCGGCAGTTCGACGTCGTCGTGTCGGTCGGCGGCGGCGCGCTCGGTCACCGGTTGCTCATGGCTTCGGCGCAGGCGAAGGCGATCTCCAGCCTGCGCAATGCGCGCTGGCTGATCGTGACCGGGATCAAATTCTCGGCCGAACACCGGGCGGAACTGAACACCTATATCGACGGCGGTGTGACGGTCGAGGCATTCCTACCCAATCTGCAGGCGATCCTCGCTGGCGCGCAGCTTTCGATCTCGCGGGTCGGTTACAACACCATCGCCGATATCTACCGGGCCGGATGCCGGGCGATCGTCGTACCGTTCTCCGACGGAATAGAGACAGAGCAGATCCGGCGGGCTGAACTGCTCGCCGAACGCGGTCTTGCCGAGACGATCGGCCATGAGAACGAGACGCCCGAGGCGGTCGCTGCGGCCATCGACCGCGCCATGGCGCGCCCGGCGCCGAACCGCTCATCCCTCAATCTGGATGGGGCACGCAACTCGGCGCAGATACTGAAGCGGCTTGTCGCCGGCGAACCGGTCGACCGATATCGCTGA
- a CDS encoding glycosyltransferase family 4 protein — MPARIAFYAPMKPPDHAIASGDREIARLMVTTLEAAGFEVETASRFISYQKLPDQARFLALKVEGEAEAARIVAAARCGRRTAPDIWFTYHPYCKAPDWIGPEVARALSIPYVTAEACRTHQGSDTDWQDGRRAVQEAVGLASANFCLKPSDEAYLRSILPDMKTTVPLKPFLDVAAVAAEAGNVDPASFFPDRAPTILTVGMMRPGVKMHSYRLLADALAGMAGRSWNLVVIGDGPERANVEAMFGFARKERIHFTGALPRRDVLGWMKAADLLAWPGVGEAIGMVYLEAAASRLPVAACGVANVATVVSDGESGLLAHEAEVSAYREILRRMLADDVLRRQLGARAFEKAGRDHDIGRAAATLKAAIEPLLEWPTQPARPAR; from the coding sequence ATGCCCGCACGGATTGCTTTCTACGCGCCAATGAAGCCACCCGATCACGCTATCGCTTCCGGCGACCGCGAGATTGCCCGGCTGATGGTGACCACGCTGGAAGCGGCCGGCTTCGAGGTCGAAACCGCCTCACGCTTCATTTCCTACCAGAAGCTGCCGGACCAGGCGCGTTTCCTGGCTCTCAAAGTTGAGGGCGAAGCAGAAGCGGCGCGGATCGTTGCGGCCGCGCGCTGCGGACGCCGCACCGCTCCGGACATCTGGTTCACCTACCATCCCTATTGCAAGGCGCCGGACTGGATCGGGCCGGAAGTCGCGCGCGCGCTTTCCATCCCGTACGTTACGGCGGAAGCCTGCCGGACGCATCAGGGAAGCGACACCGACTGGCAGGACGGGCGACGAGCTGTACAGGAGGCGGTCGGCCTCGCCTCGGCAAATTTTTGCCTGAAGCCCTCGGATGAGGCCTATCTGCGCTCGATCCTGCCCGACATGAAAACCACCGTGCCGCTGAAGCCGTTTCTGGATGTCGCAGCGGTGGCGGCAGAGGCCGGGAATGTGGACCCGGCGTCTTTCTTTCCAGACCGGGCGCCGACGATCCTCACTGTGGGCATGATGCGGCCGGGAGTTAAGATGCATTCCTACCGGCTGCTCGCGGATGCGCTTGCCGGTATGGCCGGCCGAAGCTGGAACCTCGTCGTGATTGGGGATGGGCCAGAACGGGCAAACGTCGAGGCGATGTTCGGCTTCGCGCGAAAAGAGCGCATCCATTTTACCGGCGCCCTGCCGAGAAGGGACGTGCTCGGCTGGATGAAAGCCGCCGATCTGTTGGCATGGCCGGGCGTCGGCGAAGCGATCGGCATGGTTTACCTGGAAGCAGCCGCCTCCCGACTGCCGGTCGCCGCCTGCGGTGTGGCCAATGTCGCCACGGTCGTCAGCGATGGTGAAAGCGGGCTGTTGGCGCATGAAGCCGAGGTTTCGGCCTATCGTGAGATACTGCGCCGGATGCTCGCGGATGACGTTCTGCGCCGGCAACTCGGCGCGAGAGCCTTCGAAAAAGCAGGCCGCGATCATGACATCGGTCGGGCAGCGGCCACGCTGAAGGCAGCGATCGAGCCTCTGCTCGAATGGCCCACGCAACCGGCACGGCCTGCCCGATGA
- a CDS encoding polysaccharide deacetylase family protein: MSVFDDLEPELDRWRGQGLTPRFWLRDDDAIRPTPALDRLLGLIRVYDVPLLLAVIPAEATEVLARRIDGETLATPAVHGYSHRRHTPDGVPAMELGGERSVEEILDELKAGRERLDRLFGARLSGILVPPWNRLSREVALRLHETGFTGLSTNSWHEDGAALPQLNTQIDIVDWADGQRGHSLEWAIGELLRRLGQARERGGAPLGILSHHLVHDEQAWDTLEALIRALKERGFVFEKADVLVEEQLRRQSKRLPS, translated from the coding sequence ATGAGCGTCTTCGATGATCTGGAACCCGAACTTGACCGCTGGCGCGGTCAGGGCTTGACGCCGCGCTTCTGGCTGCGCGACGACGATGCTATCCGCCCGACGCCTGCGCTCGACCGGCTTCTCGGTCTCATCCGCGTCTACGACGTACCGCTCCTTCTTGCGGTGATCCCGGCGGAGGCGACGGAGGTGTTGGCGAGGAGGATCGACGGCGAAACGCTGGCGACGCCGGCCGTGCATGGCTACTCTCATCGGCGGCATACGCCGGATGGCGTACCGGCCATGGAACTCGGCGGCGAGCGGTCGGTAGAGGAAATTCTCGATGAACTCAAGGCAGGACGCGAAAGGCTTGACCGCCTCTTCGGGGCTCGGCTGTCAGGCATCCTCGTACCGCCATGGAACCGCCTGTCGCGAGAGGTTGCCTTGCGCCTGCACGAGACAGGCTTCACTGGGCTTTCCACGAATTCCTGGCACGAGGATGGCGCGGCCCTACCGCAGTTGAACACGCAGATCGACATCGTCGACTGGGCTGACGGGCAGCGCGGGCACTCGCTCGAATGGGCGATCGGCGAGCTTCTGCGGCGGCTGGGACAGGCGCGCGAGCGTGGCGGTGCGCCGCTCGGCATACTGAGCCACCACCTCGTTCATGACGAACAGGCGTGGGATACGCTGGAGGCGCTCATCCGCGCCCTCAAAGAGAGGGGTTTCGTTTTCGAGAAAGCTGATGTTCTGGTTGAAGAACAATTAAGGCGGCAATCGAAGCGACTTCCAAGTTGA